In one window of Thermus aquaticus DNA:
- a CDS encoding ubiquitin-like small modifier protein 1: MPKVNLYATFRDLTGASQVEVRGRTVGEALKDLVARYPALGAELFEGEELLERVSVFLEGRDVRYLEGLATPLEEGATLDLFPPVAGGGSLGGEFGALPPWLFEAYLRSWGGEKEAEGVFRLPGARVRFAEAPPLEVGSLRIPRLRVEVEGEEAEAWWGRIALAASRGGG, from the coding sequence ATGCCCAAGGTGAACCTCTACGCCACCTTCCGCGACCTCACGGGCGCTTCCCAGGTGGAGGTGCGGGGCCGCACCGTGGGGGAGGCCCTGAAGGACCTGGTGGCCCGCTACCCCGCCCTGGGAGCGGAGCTTTTTGAAGGGGAGGAGCTTTTGGAGCGCGTTTCCGTCTTTCTGGAGGGCCGGGACGTGCGCTACCTGGAAGGTCTTGCCACCCCCCTGGAAGAGGGGGCCACCCTGGACCTCTTTCCCCCGGTGGCCGGCGGCGGAAGCCTGGGCGGGGAGTTCGGGGCCCTGCCTCCCTGGCTTTTTGAGGCCTACCTCCGCTCCTGGGGCGGCGAAAAGGAGGCCGAAGGGGTCTTCCGCCTCCCCGGGGCCCGGGTGCGCTTCGCCGAGGCGCCCCCTTTGGAGGTGGGAAGCCTCCGCATCCCCCGGCTTCGGGTGGAGGTGGAGGGGGAGGAGGCCGAGGCCTGGTGGGGCCGGATCGCCCTGGCCGCAAGCCGCGGGGGCGGCTAA
- a CDS encoding carbohydrate kinase family protein: MLALVGETLVDLVLEEEDPLRFTGALGGSVLNTASALARLGLPVRFFSEVGTDWLSLWCEGEMERRRLNPRLFRHPAPMPLALVRLDREGNAHYSFHRPFQAPYRPEAEAARGAWAFHFGSLLALEARAQEGVEALLEATQGALLSYDPNLRNPPTPRERALILGYLERVDLLKLSWDDARLLFDDPLEAVRGLPPTLKVLTLGPEGAVAFLGEVEVRVPGERVDVVDTVGAGDTFTAGLLALLFRRGLVRESLPSMGKETLEEVLKGAVALSALACTVRGAGLPEEGLKAWRARFLGD; encoded by the coding sequence ATGCTGGCCCTGGTGGGGGAAACCCTGGTGGACCTGGTCCTAGAGGAGGAAGACCCCTTGCGCTTCACGGGGGCCCTGGGGGGCTCGGTGCTGAACACGGCGAGCGCCCTGGCCCGGCTTGGCCTTCCCGTGCGCTTCTTCTCCGAGGTGGGGACGGACTGGCTTTCCCTCTGGTGCGAAGGGGAGATGGAAAGGCGGAGGCTAAACCCCAGGCTCTTCCGCCACCCTGCCCCCATGCCCCTGGCCCTGGTGCGCCTGGACCGGGAGGGCAACGCACACTACAGCTTCCACCGGCCCTTCCAGGCCCCCTACCGGCCGGAGGCGGAGGCGGCGCGGGGGGCCTGGGCCTTTCACTTCGGCTCCCTCTTGGCCCTCGAGGCCCGGGCGCAAGAGGGCGTGGAGGCCCTCCTGGAGGCGACCCAAGGGGCTCTCCTCTCCTACGACCCCAACCTGCGCAACCCGCCCACCCCCCGGGAGCGGGCCCTGATCCTCGGGTATCTGGAGCGGGTGGACCTCCTCAAGCTCTCCTGGGATGACGCCCGCCTCCTCTTTGATGACCCCCTGGAGGCGGTGCGCGGCCTCCCCCCCACCCTCAAGGTCCTGACCCTGGGCCCCGAGGGGGCGGTGGCCTTCCTAGGGGAGGTGGAGGTGCGCGTTCCCGGGGAGAGGGTGGACGTGGTGGACACCGTGGGGGCCGGGGACACCTTCACCGCCGGGCTTCTCGCCCTCCTCTTTAGGAGGGGCCTCGTCAGGGAAAGCCTCCCTTCCATGGGAAAAGAAACCCTGGAAGAGGTCCTGAAGGGGGCCGTGGCCCTCTCGGCCCTGGCCTGCACCGTGCGGGGGGCGGGCCTGCCCGAGGAGGGCCTAAAGGCCTGGCGGGCCCGCTTCCTAGGGGATTAG
- a CDS encoding NADH:flavin oxidoreductase/NADH oxidase has protein sequence MVLLFKPLELRALRLKNRLAMSPMCQYSATLEGQVTDWHLLHYPTRALGGVGLVMVEATAVLPEGRISPFDLGIWSEEHVAGLTELARRIREAGAVPGIQLAHAGRKAGTARPWEGGKPLGWRVVGPSPIPFAEGYPVPEAPTEEGMARVLEAFVEGAKRALRAGFQVVELHMAHGYLLSSFLSPLANRREDLYGGSRENRMRFPLEVAKAVREALPPELPLLVRVSATDWAEGGWALEDTLAFAERLKVLGVDLLDLSSGGVVPGVRVPAAPGFQVPFADAVRKRVGLATGAVGLITTPEQAETILQAGSADLVLLGRVLLRDPYFPLKAAKALGAEAGVPPQYLRGF, from the coding sequence ATGGTCCTTCTTTTCAAGCCTCTTGAGCTACGGGCGCTCCGCCTCAAAAACCGCCTGGCCATGTCCCCCATGTGCCAGTACTCGGCCACCCTGGAAGGCCAGGTCACGGACTGGCACCTCCTCCACTACCCCACCCGGGCCCTGGGCGGGGTGGGGCTGGTGATGGTGGAGGCCACGGCGGTCCTCCCCGAGGGCAGGATCAGCCCCTTTGACCTGGGCATCTGGTCCGAGGAGCACGTTGCGGGCCTCACCGAGCTCGCCCGCCGCATCCGGGAGGCGGGGGCGGTGCCCGGCATCCAGCTGGCCCACGCCGGGCGCAAGGCGGGGACGGCCCGGCCCTGGGAGGGAGGCAAGCCCCTGGGGTGGCGGGTGGTGGGGCCAAGCCCCATCCCCTTCGCCGAGGGCTACCCCGTGCCCGAGGCCCCGACGGAGGAGGGGATGGCGAGGGTTTTGGAGGCCTTCGTGGAAGGGGCCAAAAGGGCCCTCCGGGCGGGCTTCCAGGTGGTGGAGCTCCACATGGCCCACGGCTACCTCCTCTCCTCCTTCCTCTCGCCCCTTGCCAACCGGAGGGAGGACCTTTACGGGGGAAGCCGGGAGAACCGGATGCGCTTTCCCCTGGAGGTAGCCAAGGCGGTGCGGGAAGCCCTGCCTCCGGAGCTTCCCCTTTTGGTGCGGGTCTCGGCCACGGACTGGGCGGAAGGGGGGTGGGCCCTCGAGGACACCCTGGCCTTCGCCGAAAGGCTCAAGGTCCTAGGGGTGGACCTCCTGGACCTCTCCAGCGGGGGGGTGGTGCCGGGGGTCAGGGTCCCCGCCGCCCCGGGCTTCCAGGTGCCCTTCGCCGACGCCGTGCGGAAGCGGGTGGGCCTGGCCACGGGGGCGGTGGGCCTCATCACCACCCCGGAGCAGGCGGAGACCATCCTCCAGGCGGGGAGCGCCGACCTCGTCCTCCTGGGCCGGGTCCTCCTCCGGGACCCCTACTTCCCCCTGAAGGCGGCCAAGGCCCTGGGGGCAGAGGCGGGGGTCCCGCCCCAGTACCTGCGGGGCTTTTAA
- a CDS encoding aldehyde ferredoxin oxidoreductase family protein codes for MLGGYAHKLARIDLSTGHVEYFAPDPKDLEMYVGGRGLGVKYVYENGPKVDPLGPENLLCIMNGPLSGTRAKMSGRLAVVTKSPLTGTVTDSHMGGWTAAKLKWAGFDGLLIKGASEKPVYLLVKDGEVSIHDASDLWGKTTHEVHRILRERHGEEADVMAIGPAGENLVRFANWINNDERAAGRGGTGAVAGSKKLKAIVVVGKQDRMPQPKDPELWREADRLASATINDPKNVTAPKKGGLSLYGTNVLMNITNVMGALPTFNAQHTCIEGAEKISGEYIREHRLIKDNTCHACPVACKKMVEVHVDGKTIRFESYEYESAWALGAHAGHTDTDWTGYAIYLCNAYGMDTIEAGNAIAVLMEATEKGYYQGADGLRFGDKEGEVRVLEAIAFRRGVGDMLAEGPARFAKAIGHPEISLEVKGQSIPAYDPRGLKGMGIAYATSNRGACHLRAYTPASEILGVPYKTDPLAWQGKGELTKLFQDLSAFTDSLDLCKFSQFAEGPEEYAKQLAAYWGRPVTPEEILRIGERIYNLERHYNNLAGWAEGSDYLPQRFLQEPSDCAGSKGQLTELDLMLEEYYRARGWERGVVPPAKLQELGILPQAAD; via the coding sequence ATGCTTGGAGGATATGCCCACAAGCTGGCCCGCATAGACCTGTCCACCGGCCACGTGGAGTACTTCGCCCCCGACCCCAAGGACCTGGAGATGTACGTGGGGGGTCGGGGCCTGGGGGTCAAGTACGTGTATGAAAACGGCCCCAAGGTGGACCCCCTGGGCCCCGAGAACCTCCTCTGCATCATGAATGGCCCCCTCTCCGGCACCCGGGCCAAGATGTCGGGACGGCTGGCCGTGGTCACCAAAAGCCCCCTGACCGGCACGGTCACCGACAGCCACATGGGGGGGTGGACCGCCGCCAAGCTGAAGTGGGCGGGGTTTGACGGCCTCCTCATCAAGGGGGCCTCGGAAAAGCCCGTCTACCTCCTGGTCAAGGACGGGGAGGTCTCCATCCACGACGCCTCCGACCTCTGGGGCAAGACCACCCACGAGGTCCACCGCATCCTCCGGGAGCGGCACGGCGAGGAGGCCGACGTCATGGCCATCGGCCCCGCCGGGGAGAACCTGGTCCGCTTCGCCAACTGGATCAACAACGACGAGCGGGCGGCGGGCCGCGGGGGCACCGGGGCGGTGGCGGGCAGCAAGAAGCTGAAGGCCATCGTGGTGGTGGGCAAGCAGGACCGCATGCCCCAGCCCAAGGACCCCGAGCTTTGGCGGGAGGCGGACCGCCTGGCCTCGGCCACCATCAACGACCCCAAGAACGTGACCGCCCCCAAGAAAGGCGGGCTCTCCCTCTACGGCACCAACGTCCTCATGAACATCACCAACGTCATGGGGGCCCTGCCCACCTTCAACGCCCAGCACACCTGCATTGAGGGGGCGGAGAAGATCTCCGGCGAGTACATTCGCGAGCACCGCCTCATCAAGGACAACACCTGCCACGCCTGCCCCGTGGCCTGCAAGAAGATGGTGGAGGTCCACGTGGACGGCAAGACCATCCGCTTTGAGTCCTACGAGTACGAGTCCGCCTGGGCTCTGGGCGCCCACGCCGGCCACACCGACACCGACTGGACCGGCTACGCCATCTACCTCTGCAACGCCTACGGCATGGACACCATTGAGGCGGGCAACGCCATCGCCGTTCTCATGGAGGCCACGGAGAAGGGGTACTACCAGGGGGCGGACGGCCTCCGCTTCGGCGACAAGGAGGGGGAGGTGCGGGTCCTCGAGGCCATCGCCTTCCGCCGGGGCGTGGGGGACATGCTGGCCGAAGGCCCCGCCCGCTTCGCCAAGGCCATCGGCCACCCCGAGATCTCCCTGGAGGTCAAGGGCCAGTCCATCCCCGCCTACGACCCCCGGGGCCTCAAGGGCATGGGCATCGCCTACGCCACCTCCAACCGGGGGGCCTGCCACCTCCGGGCCTACACCCCCGCCTCGGAGATCCTGGGGGTGCCCTACAAGACGGACCCCCTGGCCTGGCAGGGTAAGGGTGAGCTTACCAAGCTCTTCCAGGACCTCTCGGCCTTCACCGACTCCCTGGACCTCTGCAAGTTCAGCCAGTTCGCCGAGGGGCCCGAGGAGTACGCCAAGCAGCTCGCCGCCTACTGGGGGCGGCCCGTGACCCCCGAGGAGATCCTCAGGATCGGGGAGCGCATCTACAACCTGGAGCGCCACTACAACAACCTGGCGGGCTGGGCCGAGGGCTCGGACTACCTGCCCCAGCGCTTCCTCCAGGAGCCCTCAGATTGCGCCGGCTCCAAGGGCCAGCTCACCGAGCTGGACCTCATGCTGGAGGAGTACTACCGCGCCCGGGGCTGGGAGCGGGGCGTGGTGCCTCCGGCCAAGCTTCAGGAGCTTGGCATCCTCCCCCAGGCGGCGGACTAG
- a CDS encoding quinone oxidoreductase family protein, whose translation MKAIRVHQVGGPEVLRPEEVPVPEPGPGEVLVRIFASGVNYIDTYKRKGLYPMPLPFTLGEEAAGVVEKVGEGVVGVRVGDRVAFATVQGSYAQYQVVPAERLVPVPEGLDLKLAAAALLQGMTVHYLLESAYPVRPGDQVLIHAGAGGVGLLFIQWAKRKGATVYATASTEAKRALALEAGADYALPYEGFAQAVKALSGGGVDAVYDGVGKDTFEGSLEALRPRGFLVLFGQASGPVPPLDPQVLNRKGSLYLTRPTLHHYTASRRELLWRAGEVFRALREGWLKVRVGAEFPLEKAKEAHEALEGRKTVGKVLLIP comes from the coding sequence ATGAAGGCCATAAGGGTGCACCAGGTGGGCGGGCCGGAGGTTTTGCGGCCCGAGGAGGTTCCCGTACCCGAGCCGGGTCCTGGGGAGGTCCTGGTCCGGATTTTCGCCAGCGGGGTCAACTACATTGACACCTACAAGCGGAAGGGCCTCTACCCCATGCCCCTTCCCTTCACCCTGGGAGAGGAGGCCGCCGGGGTGGTGGAGAAGGTGGGGGAGGGCGTGGTGGGGGTGAGAGTGGGGGACCGGGTGGCCTTCGCCACCGTCCAGGGCTCCTACGCCCAGTACCAGGTGGTGCCCGCCGAGAGGCTGGTCCCCGTCCCCGAGGGCCTGGACCTGAAGCTGGCGGCGGCGGCCCTCCTCCAGGGGATGACCGTCCACTACCTCCTGGAGAGCGCCTACCCCGTCCGCCCCGGGGACCAGGTCCTCATCCACGCCGGAGCGGGGGGCGTGGGCCTCCTCTTCATCCAGTGGGCCAAGCGCAAGGGGGCCACGGTCTACGCCACCGCCAGCACGGAGGCGAAGCGGGCCCTGGCCCTCGAGGCCGGCGCCGACTACGCCCTCCCCTACGAGGGCTTCGCCCAGGCGGTGAAGGCCCTCTCCGGGGGCGGGGTGGACGCCGTCTACGACGGGGTGGGGAAGGACACCTTTGAGGGGAGTCTGGAGGCTTTGCGGCCCCGGGGGTTCCTGGTCCTCTTCGGCCAGGCCTCGGGGCCTGTTCCCCCCCTGGACCCCCAGGTCCTGAACCGCAAGGGAAGCCTCTACCTCACCCGGCCCACCCTCCACCACTACACGGCTAGCCGCCGGGAGCTCCTTTGGCGGGCGGGGGAGGTCTTTCGGGCCCTCCGGGAGGGGTGGCTTAAGGTGCGGGTTGGGGCCGAGTTCCCCCTGGAAAAGGCCAAAGAGGCCCACGAGGCCCTGGAGGGGCGGAAGACCGTGGGCAAAGTCCTCCTAATCCCCTAG
- a CDS encoding ATP-binding cassette domain-containing protein, giving the protein MKPLLAEGIRHRHPGFVLEVEGLLVHPGEVLAVLGPSGSGKTTLLRILAGLLSPEAGRVEGGFRAYLPQTPPLLRRSVLENAAFGLLLHGTPRREAFRRAEVLLKRVGLWEKAHRPARGLSGGEAVRLALARTLLVEPSVLLLDEPTASLDPANTAQVEALLKEASREGRGVVLATHDLFQARRLADRALFLHLGQVVEVTPASRFFQAPQDPRSRAFLEGRLF; this is encoded by the coding sequence ATGAAGCCGCTCCTAGCCGAGGGGATCCGCCACCGACACCCGGGGTTCGTCCTGGAGGTGGAGGGCCTTCTGGTCCACCCGGGGGAGGTTTTGGCCGTCCTTGGTCCTTCGGGAAGCGGCAAGACCACCCTCTTGCGCATCCTGGCGGGGCTCCTTTCCCCGGAGGCGGGCCGGGTGGAGGGCGGGTTCAGGGCCTACCTGCCCCAGACCCCGCCCCTTTTGCGCCGGAGCGTCCTGGAGAACGCCGCCTTCGGCCTCCTTCTCCACGGCACGCCCAGGAGGGAGGCCTTCCGCCGGGCGGAGGTCCTTCTAAAGCGGGTGGGGCTCTGGGAAAAGGCCCACCGCCCCGCCCGGGGGCTCTCCGGGGGGGAGGCGGTGCGCCTGGCCCTGGCCCGAACCCTTCTGGTGGAGCCCAGCGTCCTCCTCCTGGACGAGCCCACCGCCAGCCTGGACCCCGCCAACACCGCCCAGGTGGAGGCCCTCCTAAAGGAGGCTTCCAGGGAAGGGCGGGGCGTGGTCCTGGCCACCCACGACCTCTTCCAGGCCAGGCGCCTGGCCGACCGGGCCCTCTTCCTCCACCTGGGCCAGGTGGTGGAGGTGACCCCCGCCTCCCGTTTCTTCCAGGCGCCCCAAGACCCTAGGAGCCGGGCCTTTCTGGAAGGCAGGCTCTTCTAG
- a CDS encoding winged helix-turn-helix domain-containing protein encodes MALDPVIHQETRLRLMALLASLGEGAQVEFTWLKEALDLTEGNLSSHLAKLEEAGYVQVEKGYQGRRPRTWVRLTPQGRAAYQAHRQALLELLKGG; translated from the coding sequence GTGGCGCTGGACCCGGTAATCCACCAGGAAACCCGCCTGAGGCTCATGGCCCTCCTGGCCTCGTTGGGGGAAGGAGCCCAGGTGGAGTTCACCTGGCTCAAGGAGGCCCTGGACCTCACGGAGGGCAACCTCTCCAGCCATCTCGCCAAGCTGGAGGAGGCCGGGTACGTGCAGGTGGAAAAGGGGTACCAGGGAAGGCGGCCCAGGACCTGGGTTCGCCTCACCCCCCAGGGGCGAGCGGCCTACCAGGCCCACCGCCAGGCCCTGTTGGAGCTCCTCAAAGGCGGTTAA
- a CDS encoding glycogen-binding domain-containing protein, translated as MKRTLFLLVLVLVLVLVLAQAWAAPPRITPEGVVFCYYAPEAKLVTLPASFNNWDPGALPMTKQPDGNWCVTVKLAPGVYQYKYFVDGAWKEDPDALETTDDGYGGRNGVIRVPGEEATASYEAGPPRLVEGKVLFTYHAPQARSVSLRGSFNGWGETPMYKGANGVWYILLDLPPGRHQYKYYVDGVWTEDPNALDTTDDGFGGKNAVVELVRENGVLKIKSGAQGLGLKGFLHGRIDVEGLKVQEGQAFLHLTYQAEDLHLAFSLAGQSGGGLLFQSGRIGTRYQDLNLAMGFNAPLFSRPFLSYVDSFGVGLTTLGLSTRAGEYDLGLYFGAVPGQNAYVLGSLGGKLEGFSFFVDAVFATGGWHLPSGATGGGAFLALNLPQFGALQPTLNLGATFGQSVTGFTAGQGLGARLALGYKEKDLEAELYLASTLGDFSLDLAGSEPTGFGLSRLFFRNQSVFVLEGPRNGFVGLKEARLQLLYRALEPAPFLRLSTDYQTLAAQVGFQGQVLGFSGEAGLAWNNGLGLYAQGQRKIGLGTLYLGLEVSADLTPRLTLAGLVPF; from the coding sequence GTGAAAAGAACCCTTTTCCTACTGGTTTTGGTTTTGGTTTTGGTTTTGGTCTTGGCCCAGGCCTGGGCCGCCCCACCCCGCATCACGCCGGAAGGGGTGGTCTTCTGCTACTACGCTCCCGAGGCCAAGCTGGTCACCCTACCCGCCAGCTTCAACAACTGGGACCCTGGGGCGCTCCCCATGACCAAACAGCCCGACGGCAACTGGTGCGTCACCGTAAAGCTAGCTCCGGGGGTTTATCAGTACAAGTACTTCGTAGACGGCGCCTGGAAAGAGGACCCGGACGCTCTGGAAACCACCGATGATGGCTATGGTGGGCGCAACGGGGTAATCCGGGTCCCTGGGGAAGAGGCCACCGCCAGCTATGAGGCGGGGCCACCCCGGCTGGTGGAGGGTAAGGTACTTTTCACCTACCACGCTCCCCAGGCCCGGAGCGTCAGCCTCAGAGGAAGCTTCAACGGCTGGGGCGAAACCCCCATGTATAAAGGGGCCAACGGGGTCTGGTACATCCTTCTGGACCTGCCTCCGGGCCGGCATCAATACAAGTACTACGTAGACGGGGTCTGGACCGAAGACCCCAACGCTCTGGACACCACCGATGACGGCTTTGGCGGCAAAAACGCTGTGGTGGAGCTCGTTCGGGAAAACGGGGTCCTCAAGATCAAGAGCGGAGCCCAGGGCCTGGGCCTGAAAGGCTTCCTCCACGGGAGGATCGACGTGGAGGGGCTCAAGGTCCAGGAAGGGCAGGCCTTCTTGCACCTGACCTACCAGGCAGAGGACCTACACCTGGCCTTCAGCCTGGCAGGCCAAAGCGGGGGAGGCCTCCTCTTCCAGTCCGGCAGAATCGGTACCCGGTACCAGGATCTGAACCTGGCCATGGGCTTCAACGCGCCCCTCTTCTCCCGCCCTTTCCTGAGCTACGTGGACAGCTTTGGCGTGGGCCTCACCACCCTGGGCCTCAGCACTCGGGCCGGGGAGTATGACCTAGGCCTCTACTTTGGGGCCGTGCCTGGCCAGAACGCCTACGTTCTGGGGAGCCTGGGGGGCAAGCTAGAGGGCTTTTCCTTCTTTGTGGACGCAGTCTTCGCCACCGGGGGCTGGCATCTTCCCTCCGGGGCCACGGGAGGCGGGGCCTTCCTGGCCCTAAACCTCCCCCAGTTTGGAGCCCTCCAGCCCACCCTGAACCTAGGGGCCACCTTCGGCCAGAGCGTGACCGGCTTCACCGCCGGACAAGGCCTGGGGGCCCGGCTGGCCTTGGGCTACAAGGAGAAGGACCTGGAGGCGGAGCTCTACCTGGCCTCCACCCTGGGAGATTTCAGCCTAGACCTGGCGGGCAGCGAGCCCACAGGGTTTGGCCTTTCCCGCTTGTTCTTCCGCAACCAAAGCGTCTTCGTCTTGGAAGGCCCCAGGAATGGCTTTGTGGGGCTAAAAGAGGCGCGCCTGCAGCTCCTCTACCGCGCCCTGGAACCCGCACCCTTTCTCCGCCTCTCCACCGATTACCAAACCCTGGCCGCACAAGTGGGCTTCCAGGGGCAGGTTCTAGGCTTCTCTGGCGAAGCGGGACTGGCATGGAACAACGGGCTTGGCCTCTATGCCCAAGGGCAGCGCAAGATAGGCTTGGGCACGCTCTACCTGGGCCTCGAGGTGTCCGCCGATCTCACCCCGCGCCTCACGCTAGCAGGCCTCGTTCCCTTCTAA